The DNA window GAATCAATGGCAATACTTTAAATAGAaattaatatgtaaatattatagTATGACATATAAATAAGAATTACAAAATCTTATAAAAGAATTGATTTAATTTCTAATGTGGTAGTTAACAGCCTGTAAGTAGAACTGCATTGTAGTTTGAATAAATGCGTGATCAATTACCTGTATATGATTGCTCTGTATCCTTTCCTTATTAACTTTGAATGATACTCCACTGTACTTCGGAGGTCTCGAGTGTACTCTATACTGAGATTGCATCTTTTCCAGCGTCCAATTGTTCCCTGTATTGTAGCAAAATACACATCATGTATTCGCAGGTATTGTTGTCCAGTGCAAATTTATTGATTGGATCGACATCCATCTAGGTCAATCCACTAGGGTAGCTTCAGATTTTAGTTCAAAATCCTCACCCACCATGTGGATGGCCATTACTAAGGTTCATCTAGACAAGGTCTTAGAGCAAGGTTTATAATAGAGACAATCACTACctccctctatttttcttCATATCATCTCCACATTAATTAACATACAATATGTAATTATATAACATCTAATACACAAACTCTGATACCATTATATTTGTCCTGTCTTACTAATCCTTGCACAATTCTTCGAACTCATGAAGGGTTGTCTCTTGTATGAAAGATGGCGTATCTCTCTCCTTGCTTCTCTCTTTCCCTCAGTCAATCCTAGATGGCACTTTTAGGGATAACACCTAAGGGCTTATACTAATTGCTCTTACTGAGAAATGATTCACTCTTAAATTACTACTAGATGAGTTATGTTGCTTACCCTTTTCGGTAATATTCACAGTAAACTCTGCATATCGAGAGAAAATAATCCATATGTTATTCTactaacatatttgtatatttggaagTAAACCTGGGATGAGCCAAAATTAGTAAGGGTTAAGTCACTACTAGAAAACTCATTTTCAGCGTCATAGGGGTTTGATTTTCACAGGCGGACATGTCCTTCAAAGCTAAAACACCGTCTGCAAAAATTGTACCCAGCCTAGAGGGGGCGGTCCACCTGAGAAGATGGATATTTACAAGTGGGCCATATAAGCGTCGCCTACGAAGATCGATGTTCGCAGGTGGTAGGCGTCGTGCGCTTGATAAAATCCATTTTCGCAGGCACCTCTTGTATGGGTCGCCTGCAAAGATGCCCCTATTTATGTTGGAATTgaccaaaaattttactcaacgttttgcatattagtttttactattttttatgcgTAATTACCATTTGTAGGGTACaatgtacaattttttatatgttgttaaacgttttttaaaaagaggtttcaaaatttagtagCAAATTTTCATGTGAACCTACCATTGTATGGgaagttctaaaaaaaattaaaagtaataaCATTAaggtttctatatttgtacgtaaaattaatatttttattacaactactgtatacatttacaaatttcaaaaatgaactaaaaaattttactaacATTTTCCATAttagtttttactttttttatgcGCAATTACCATTTAAAAacaagtttcaaaatttagtaccaaatttttatgtgaaccTACCATTgtatggaaatttttttaaaaaattaaaagtaataatattaaggtttctatatttgtatgaaaaattaatatgtatattACAACTACCGTATACATTTACAAATttcaaaaatgaactaaaaaaattcaaaataaatacattcacATCTGTAACAATTTTCGCAGGCGGACGGGCCGTTTGCGAAGATGGTTATGCTGTGTAGGGGTTACATTTTCACAGGCAACCCGTCCGCCTGCGAAGATAGTGAAAAAGATTTTCACAGGCGGGTGTCCGCCTGCAAAGATCTTCTTCGCAGGCGGTCCGCCTGCCTACAAAAACCTTTTCGCCTATATAAGCGCCCGCCCGCTGCCCCAAAATTTCTAAGTCCTAGACGCGAACCCTACATTTTTGGCGCCGTAAGGTTGCCAAATTTTTTCGCCACCCTCcaacctccgccgccgcgcttcGACgtccggctgccgccgccgtcgcacccCCATCCTCCGgactccaccgccgccgacgccgccccaTGCGGTCGTTTCTGATCGAAACTCAAGAGGTGTCCgtttgaaactttttttctttttgtcacaTTTTGGGTTCAAATGGATCAGAGTTACATGTTCTTCGAGGTGATGGTTCAAGATGGAGGGCTTCTCGTttcgttcattttttctttctatggGCAGTCATCTTCATCTTAGTTGCATGTCTCTTGAACTTCCTGTGTGCTGGTGTGGAGCACACCAACTGTTTGTTGAAATGCCTGTGTGTGTGAGCCATGCTCGAAAGTGCAATTTATACTCCTTTTCCTTCATCATATAGCTAGGTAAATCACATAAGCTATGTTTGTTTAAGTTGCTTTTGGCATGCTTCCAAGTAGGCTGATGCTTATCTATATTCTTTATTACGTATATTTATTGAATAGTTTTCTAGTTTCCTTGCAGGTTGATGAGTTAACTGATGAATTTGATGCAAGGAGAAGCACAAGGTATCTTTGTGCAGCTATTGCTGCAAACTTCGAGCAGGTAACTTTCTATTGCAATTTtttggggggtgggggtgggtggGCAGGAATTCAATTCTTCTATTACTGGAATTCACACTAGTCTAAACATTAATGAATGTTTTGAACGATCTTTGTTCTCTTGATCATGACAATTCCTAGATACTTGATGCAACCATTGATGGTAGTACGCAACCTTCAGAGTTGTCAAGGATCTCAGTGAAGCTAAATGGACTTGAGCTACCAACTTATGCTCTCGATGATATATTGGTGTCACATGCTTGTCCAGCAAGTGGACGATTCTCACTTAGGTATACTACCTTCAATTCTTTGCAAATTgtgttgttttaattttttagtcaATTCTGACGTATTATCATCTCAGGAAGAGAAGCAGCACTGGAGAGAGCTCGCATTTAATTAACTGTAGGTCAAGTGGTCTTAGGGTCGCAACATCTACTGGATCTACTGCTGCTATGCTATCAACAGGAGGATTCGTAACAATGTACGatgacatatttgaagtaacaatgtataaaaatattgtaatatatatattttggcaaCACTTTTCAGCTATGCcttatatgtaaatttcttCATTCCAAATGCTTGATAATCTTCCAATATATCTACATAAAAATCTACCTGCAAGAATTTCTATTAACggacaaattattattatatttacaggcaaattataattatatttcaaaaatttctacCTATCTCCGTAGGCGGATTTCCTATTTTTTACACGCGGCGGTTTTCTATTTTCACAAGCGGACAGGACTAGTCAACGCCCGCATGCGAAAAGTATCTTCGCAGGCGGGCGGCCTACCCGCCTGTGAAGATCGGATATCTTCGCAGTCGTTTACGTACAGGCGGGCGGCCTCCCCGCCTGCGAAGACCTTTTTGGGCCGCCTGCGATAAAGATTTTCTCAGTAGTGAGTGCTGGGTACATTAGTATGAATGAGTGTCATGTATGACTAATAGTGGCCCCAATTTTCCAGGTATTGGTCGCTTATTAGGCTTCGTTCATTTCAGATTGATAAATAggctgaaaattttgtttcctaTGAGCATGCTTCCCTAAATGGTAAAagtgtgtgttttttcttaaaaatctaTCAAAAAGTAACTTTAAAATCGCATTATTCATGCAACCCTTAATGTTTCCACAAATTTAGCCCAACAACTAGCATGAAAATACTTTATCAGAAATTGTACTGccataaaataattacaaataCTGACAACCCAACAACAATTCTTAATCTGTTAATTTTTGCTGGTTTAAGACCATTTTTTCCCTAATCGGAAGAAATATGCAACTGATATGGAAACTAAAATCAAAATCTGAGGTAAATTAAGTACCTTGTGCACACCAAGACTCCCCCTTACGGTTTCATCATTTGCCCACATCTTTAGTACCGCGTAGGAAGCTTTCTGCGATAAATTAGCCAAAATAAACATTCTTAGAACAAATGTTATACAAGAAACATTCTTTGTATAAtgcatgtcaaaatttttgtgCACTCAACTCTACACTCAAACGTTGGAGGATCATCATTAACAGGATTAGATTTCAGCATGAGTCTACTCGTTCCATCCATCGCTGCAGAGTTACGAGTCCTGGGGCTCCAGACTTCTTCACAAGATGGCTCGAGGACGTGTAGCAGTGTTGCACGTTGATGTCCTTTGTGCACTGATTAATCGGTGAAATATATGTCAATGAATTTGTAACATATGTAGTTAGACCGCAGAacgtataaattttatatgaggGATGGCGAcatagttataaataaaaaataatctatgaataaaacttctatagactgaaaaataaactaggatgatagaaaacctaaaatcgACTTGAAATTTTTAgccaaaaattcaaattttggcttataaatatagacagAAGTGAAAAGGTAAGGTTGATAATAATTGCAGAAACAGAAATACATTTTCCAGCGGTCTTACATCGTGTATAGCTTGGACCGACTGTGCACACAAAACATTGCTCGGGGTACTGTATTTTCCTCCACATGAATCCTTCGCTTTCTGATATGAAATCAGTTTGAGTAgtcaataaataatatatatatacatatatatatatatatatataatttttcacaTAGAGATAACTGGTGGTCAGGCTCAGGCATATATATGAACTCTGTTACTGATTgtgaaatagttttttttggaaacaaaTAAGTTATATTAGATGATGTATTACCTCATAAAGTTCATCGGATATAAATCCCATGCCATGATAAAATGGAATTTtaccatcatcatcaaattGGCGATCGGTCAGTGGATTTCCAGCAATGTATCCCTGatttaaacaaacaaaataaataaatgggtTGAACACTTAATTTAGTTACATGCCAGAATGgcataaattttattgaaacAATTGAGATGCCAAATATCAAATTTCACAGATTTTATTATCTGACAGTAACGTCAGACCTTCAGATTAAACAGTGGTTCTTCGCCTGCTTCATTTTATACAGACATATTAGGCTGTCGGTAGGTCAGCCATGACTCATgaaaatcaaaattatatcatttagtagtaGTTTCTAGATGGTATTAAGTTAGGGGCTGTATGAATACAgagatttttttcccttgtcatATCAGAGTGGAGGTTAATTAGggttattaaatatagatcggtaataaaactaattgtataaataaaaactatttcattagacaaatattttaaagcctaattaagccatgattagcaaatatttacggtagcatcatattcgctcatcatggactaattatgcttaatagattcgtctcgcgaaatagtccaaagtataaggtgagttttattaataatctatatttaatacttctaattagtgtccaaacatccgatgtgacagaGACTTAAAAAAGTCCCTAATATCCAAGCAGGGTCTTAGCAGATAACTTTTGTTGCTAGCATTTGCCAACTAACAAGAATGGCATGTAAATAGTAAGAACAAATATTTGAGTTAACAATTATTCGTATATGTTATACGATGATAGCCTTTAGCCGTTTGTCTCGTGAACTTCCTGTGTAAATTCAGGtgtgtcatatatatttttagtaaattcaggtttttttagtaaattttAACGGTACGTGGTTCTGCATGTAAAATGTTGGCATGATTTTTAACTACCAAACTACACTagcaaaatttataataattgttCAAAATTAATGCTCTGTAATAGTCTCGGAATATTCTGTTTTCCGcaacaaaaaaacaagcatAATACTAACTTACTAAGTAAAGCAAAGGAGCTTACTTTCGTCGATTGCTAGCGTAAGCGTGGGTACAATCATACCACCATACGAGTCACCTGCAATATACAGTGGATTCTGCGAAAAGCGAGGATGTTCTTGAAGccactgcaaaaaaaaaaaaaaaaaaaaaaaaaagcaagaacaTGGCGATTTAGTTTCAGCCAAAGCACAGTGATTCTCTACAAAATTTCGTACATCAAGGACATGGATTTAGTACCATCAACAGAACACGGCAATAATTATTAGCTTCGGCTCTATTGCCTGAGATAAATCATCAAGGACATGAATTGCTAAAAATCACACCTAATTAAGGTCCCTAGAAAAGACATGCTCCAAATCTCGCCAACATGCAAGAGAAAATAGTAAATTCTGCTGAAATCACACCCAAGGTATGAATTTCTTTGGCAGATGATATTTTAGGGAGATTGACAATTGTGACACCTACTGCATGGATATTACAGGCCAGGGCTTCCTATGATACATAGCAGAGGCAAGTAGGAACTGGATTGTCTGCAGTTGATTGCAGTGGATTGCAGAGGATATCGTTGTAGCCCCTCGGAACCATATGTCAGTGACGACTGCACGGGACAGTCGACTGCAGAGGAATCCCAATCCGTATTGAACAAGCCAAAGTGTGAGTTTTTTTATGTGGAGTGTCGATATTCTCCCTTAAAAGACTTATATATTTGACTCCTAAATGCTTATGTTAATGACCTGTACTAttgtgcaatgcaatgcaagaaATTCCTGTATTAGCAGAATTTCGCTTTTATCTTCATTATAATTAATCACTTCTTTTGATTAATTTCATACAATAGCAGACAAAGAATGGGTGAAATTCTTAGCACCTGTACGTTGTAAAGTTACCTCTTTGAGGAAAATAAGAAGTTGCTGCACTGCTTTGGTATCACTAGATTTGAACCCTTCCTGTGTGGTGGCATACGAGAACCCTGTCCCTACCGGAGAATCCACGAATATTATATTGCTCATCTGCAAAATCATTCAATCTAATATATCCATTGGATATAGATATGGACGTGTAACTTGTTTGGCTGGTgcatctataaaaataaacttgtttGGTAATACATGGTGAATTAATGCAGTCAACCTTAGTCCATGTTTGTGGCCTGTAGATCAATTTGGGCACTCCTCTGTAGTAATATTTCGCAGCAAATTCGATTGGCCCTAAAAAAGCATATATGCACATCAACAATCAACCAAGTACAATGAGCATTGCAGTAGGTTATTTAGCAGATATTAAGATTAAGCACAAAATACTAGAGTGGCATTTAATAAATGGTATTAAGATGAAGAAAATAATAGAGTGGCATTTAATGAATGGGAAATGGATATGAGTTGGATCACTAGAACGGAATCGGTTCTCTCTAACGGGCTTAAAGTGTCATCTCTATCGGACATACCTCCCGTCACTAAACAAATGTTAATGATGTTagaaaatatctcaatcgggcataTGATCATCACGGATGACATTCATCTTAATCGGGCCTAGAATATGGTCcgtcataaaaataaataaattttgtcataCGTGTGCTTCTTtggtcatctctgacggggAAAGTCATTTGTCCCTCACTCTTGTGCCTTACTAGTAAGATTGTTTCCGAGAAAGAAATTGTAATTTGTTAGTATAAGTATTCTATTAATTCTATTAATCCCTGGGCCAGGATATCACATCCTAACACCCCCAattcatatacattcattaaaAAGATACAACCATCAATCTATTTAACAAAACCGCAGttcatatacattcattaaaaaaatcatcaacaacaaagttgtataactcatccatatctataacttttattttattcattttttatacaatatttttttgaacagtttgaacttgaatttgaaaatatgacaacttcaaaaaatattttaaaatactaaatgatttcaactgaaaaagtcatcaacaacaaagacgTATAACTTATCTAGATCTATATCTTGATAAGCTATacatctttgttgttgataacTCATCATATAGATCTAGATGAGTTATACATCTTTATTGTTAATAACTTTTCAactgaaatcatttagtatttcaaaatgatttttgaagttgtcatattttcaaattcaaattcaaattatttaaaaaatgttatatagaaaatgaccaaaataaaagttatagatcttgatgagttataaaactttgtttttgatgattttttagttgaaatcatttcatattttaaaatgttgtttgagttcgtcatattttcaaattcaaattcgaactgtttaaaaaaagttatatagaaaatgaacaaaataaaagttatagatcttgatcaTTGCAACATGATCTTTGTATGTTATTTAACAGATATTAAgattaagaagaaaatactaGAGTGGCATTTAATAAAAGGTAttaagatgaagaagaaaataatagaGTGGCATTTAATAAATGAGTTGGATGATAGGTGAGGATAAAATGGGAGATATCTTGAATAAGAAGGGATGGATAGGACAAGATtgaaatgctaaaaataactatattttggaGCGTAATAACTAATAAGTAGTTCATTACCACCCATGACTTtcttctaaatattttaatacaaaatagtGGTATAGTTACCTATCTCGTAGGTCAGTGCAATGACACCAGAGCAGCCAGGACCACCTATTATCCATAGCAAAAGTGGGTCTTCATCCGGATTATTCTCTGACTGAGCTGAAGAGGCGCACACCAGTGGTCTTGTTCACCTCCACGTACATACAGAAATAATTATCAACGAGCAgatagatttttttccctcttttttctgGAGACAAAAGCTAGACCCACAATCCTTGAAGAGGAGGATAAACATACAGGTTGCTAtgatgaaattttaaaaaagtgtCTTCCTAATAGCTTTACTGGTCTAATCCCCTAATTTCTTATTTGAATGCTGCATAAAGTGTAAGATTAGAGTCGTGATCAATATACTGTGATGAATAATTAtctttcaaaattatttttatagaaataggtttaaaaatatttatggtgtTGGAGAGATTGAATACGACTGATGAATGTCAGGTTGTGATATGTGTGCTTGAAATGGTTGGTTTATCTACGTGTGTAGATGGCATATGTCAGAGTGAGGAGGAGCCAAAGTCTACGATGGTCATGATGTCATGTGATATGGTCAACATCAATTAAATGCGATCGGGACTAGGCTCAGCGAGAAGCTGAGGTCCAGATGGATAACAATGTCATATGTCAGAGTGGAATAAATGTTATACACAGAGGATATATTCCATATAGAGATATAATTGTAACAAGCTTCACATATTTTGTGTGTAAGCACTAGAAATATCGTGGAgaaatttgaagaaaaatagactaatatacTATTCGGGTTGCCACGGTAGTTATCAGTTGCTACTGTAGCAATGCATGTGGTTTCGGTTTGGGTACCGGAATTATAAGtagataatttaatttgatattttcaatTCGGTTTTGAAAATTGAGAGATTGAGTCCTAATAGGACTAGTAGTCCTACTCCTAGTTAGTGATGTAGTTTTTGGTCAAAATAGAAGGGGGGTTGAGGCCCTAGGGATAACAACTTAtgtgagagagaaaaattgtGTTTGAGAGGAGTGTTTTGtttgcactttgtaaacacatatttatgtAATATAGGTGGACTATTGTCCTGTTATGTTCTATCATTCTCGACCGGTCGCACCGACGGCTTAAGGACGATCAATATCCACAAGTTAGtcaattaaattttgggttcactgaaaatttttagttgaCTGTTGTCGATGATTTGGATCGGCAATAAAACTATGGGGTGGCTATCTAGCTAGGAACttgatggttaggatgaagaagaaggcgaTTTACCCAGATTCAGGCTCTCGGTATACGAGATAATatcctactcctgcttggcaaTTGTATTTGATTGTGTCCAGATCAATGATAGGATAGCCGATTTGAATATGTCATGTGTCTAGCCGTGCCCATAAGGGGTGCCcctgtcccccttatatagtgggggatagggcttacagGTAGAGTCCTAATATGATGAGACTaggatctatcctaattcggttataACTCGGATTCACTACATGCGACATGTAATCCGATAGTTACAAAACTCGGTTGATACATATGTAATCGCTTTCCTATTCGATAACCCCCtactatacatatatgtatagtctacggatacccctagtagaGATATTCCACAGCAGGCCCTGGAGTCATACATAGCCGCGCAAATCATCCATGTAGATTGTTGATCATCAGGTGTATCTTCACACAGTATGTTTGACGTTATCCAAGTGCTTCCCGGGCGCTCCccgagtgcttcccgagtAATCCCGAGTACTttgtgatgattgtagaggttATGGATGCCTCCGAATGGAAGAAAGGAATAGCTGCATCGAAgatgcacctattaggtgtagcccccgactctatgcttaaatgcgtaacaattaaacattgAGTCTTTTCGAGACTATATGAAAAAAGGCTTAGGTGCATCGGAGATGCgcctaataggtgtagcccctgactctatgcttaaatgcataACAATTAAACGTAGAGTTTTCTATAGACTGTTACCCAAGAGATATTTCTCGAAGTGTCGAGTTTTCCGACTCGAGCAACACTATTCTGAGTGCATCCGGACCCAAGTGATACCTAGCTTTCGTTGCTCTCTCCGAGCGATTTgaacccgagtggtttggTGATGGTTTTTGTGTTGTGTCTCCCCAGACATGTAATTCATAATTACATTGTGCCTGTCGGGTAGGTTATGCAGTACTGCCTAACAGGTACagccgagtagttagtaccgagtatattcgggtttactcaaagtttaggcacaaGATGAAAAGCGCAATTAAGTGTCATGGACGATATCAAATAGTTCTTGTGTAAAAACAGTTAGAACCCCATTATATGGGCGCACCATTGGTTCCTGAAATGTGAGAAATCACGAATTTTATGTCACCGATTGGACGAACCATAAACTTGCAATGTTCTCATTGACATGGTATCAACAATGCTAGCACCGAGTTTTACGCATCGGTCCGCTCGGCCCACAGAGGGACATAGTAACACTTAGTCGATTTTAGAGAATTGGAGCCATTGAACTGTTTTAGTTCGataattttggagatttgatgtgatagaGCACTCGTGGTGCAGTAGCCGATATTGAGGCCCAACTTAAAGTAGTCGAGGCTACTTGGGACTACTTTGCTTCTACAGCCTTGGCGATCTTCGGGTCGTTCGAGACTATGGCGACCAACTTTACCTCTACGTCAGCCAATGAAAGGCTTCGAGAGGTACCCGGGTGTGTGGCCGACAAGGTGAGGGACATTCCGATGATAGAGGCTTGCTAAGCCTTTGCCACAATGAAGTCCTTTTATCCCTGGGTAGTCTTTTTAGCCACCGTCAAAGGTTTTGTGGCCGATTACGGTTTGAAGGAGGCGTTGGCGCTAATAGAAGAGGCTAAAGCCAGTGTTGACTCCATAGTTCGGGTCCTTGACATGCAAATAGAAATATAGCCATTAGCAGTAACCTGTCTTTTGCAAGACATTTGTTTGTCTGTaatgtaaattgttttgctattgCTTTAAGTGTTTATTCTAATTTAGATCTCACAATCTAAAATGAGCTGTGTAAACTTGTGATGTGTACCCATCAAGATAGCCCCCAAGTAGATTTAGCCAGCGCGGAGCGTTGCATATTACTCGGTTTGGTACGGTAAGTAGGGCGTAGCCAcgaagtttgtttagctttatttagatattgaTCTCATGGTAAAAAAAGAGCTTTTCAACAATAGACTTTTAAAAGAACCGTTTGACATAATATAGTATAGCCCTCGACTGGCTTGCTGAGGGTGAAAACCACTTGGCGTGGGTAGTCGAAGGATGGAGAAAGAGGAAACTTTTACAGAAAATGTACGAAGTATGAAAGTTACTTATCTGTTCGATATTCCACAATTTCTCTCGTTGATGGCGATGATGATGGTCGACATACAGATGCAATCACCATTTGGTGGTGATGATCCTGATGTCGAAGAGAGACATGCCAACATGGTAAATAGATTACCACTCAGCGGCGACGTATTTGATGCATCTGACACGGTGGTGGTGCATGCATTCAGTGTGGTGATGGGATCACCACTTGGCGATGATGAAGCTAGGTGTGGCCGGCGTGGTGAAGAGATCTCCGTTCAGCCACGAGTAAGCCTAGGCACAAAGGACCAAGACCGAGAGACCGAACCGAAAAGGCCGAGACCGAGACCGAAAAGTCCGAGACCGAGAAATTCGATCCCAGTCTcgggtggaggaggtgaaaGACCGATAAATTtggttacaactcggatccaGCACATGCGGAATGCAATCCGACAGTTACCAAACTCCGattgataccatacagatgTAATCGCTTTCCTATTCTGTAAACCCCTGCTATACGTATACGGTCTACATATACCCCTAGTAGATGTATTCCAGAATTCTTTTTTCCTACCATTTAAGCTCCTTCACTAGGCTTGGTTTTGAATATTGGTACTACGAAAAGTCCCAATCCTACCGACATGGATAGGTCTTGATTGAGAGCCCAACATAAGAGAAGATAAAACTCGCTACTTTCCATGCTAAAAGGtgttttgagtttaaatttttgacttttgaccaagtttataaaatatagtagaATTTTTAACACCAAACAaatttactataaaataattaaatgatgggtttcataaaactaatttggtgtcaTAAAtattgttgtatttttttctataaagttgGTCAAACGTAGATGTCTTGACTTCGTGTGAcactaaagaaaaaattaaagtgaCATGTAATATGAACTGAGCGAGTGTATAGATGGGCACCTATattcattgaaaaaaatatcccaCTATGTCCTTCCGTTAACGGGCTACCATTGCATCTAAAATCTAAATGCAGCCTCGCAATCTTAAACCATCGTTGTTGTGAGGGTATTCAATTGTCGATTAGTCTAatgcaacaaatatttttagaggATTTAGCCTACACGTAAAAATAGAACATCTAAAATCTATCAAATACAAGAGAAAACCCTAATGTAGAATTTAGTGCTATGATGCAGAGAGTCATGATCAATATtatgtgatgaacaattggcttgcaaattgatttctttaaaataaattggCTTTGAAATATGTCATGTTGTTGGTGTGAGCGTGTATCATGTCACACTGcgatatttattttgaaacggttAGTTTGTCTATCTGTATATAGCTAACTAACTAGAGATCAATCTTACTCAATGGCGAGGATTGGTACTATGTTCAAGAAGGAACCAAGGTATAGTAGGATTGGGATGCTATCATGACTCCGCAAACCATTTTTACAGGCAGGCAAAACACATCTTTACATACAAGGATGGGAGCCGACTGGAATAGATAACCTCCGAGATGGAGCACCGTCGCAGGTTGCTCAACAAATGCATGTGAAAATAGTCTTCGCAGATGACTTCAGGGACAAATTacttactccatccgtttcataacgtactTGCAATGtgtgaccatttg is part of the Oryza brachyantha chromosome 11, ObraRS2, whole genome shotgun sequence genome and encodes:
- the LOC102708290 gene encoding serine carboxypeptidase-like 19 yields the protein MVTTTSCRRRGGWWCWWLPLACCSVVLVSWPSPAAAAATTVTSLPGFDGPLPFSLETGPLVCASSAQSENNPDEDPLLLWIIGGPGCSGVIALTYEIGPIEFAAKYYYRGVPKLIYRPQTWTKMSNIIFVDSPVGTGFSYATTQEGFKSSDTKAVQQLLIFLKEWLQEHPRFSQNPLYIAGDSYGGMIVPTLTLAIDEKSEGFMWRKIQYPEQCFVCTVGPSYTRLHKGHQRATLLHVLEPSCEEVWSPRTRNSAAMDGTSRLMLKSNPVNDDPPTFECRKASYAVLKMWANDETVRGSLGVHKGTIGRWKRCNLSIEYTRDLRSTVEYHSKLIRKGYRAIIYSGDHDGGMTIVGTQAWIKVLNLSIADDWRPWYVAGEVAGFTRSYANNNLTYATVKGAGHTAPEYKPKECFEMFARWMSGIPL